From the Candidatus Poribacteria bacterium genome, the window GTGAGGATATCCAAGAGTTTATCTCGACAGGACTTTGCTTCGGTTGGTATCGGATTACCGTGACACTTCCAGAGGAAGTTGACGGAGTCTCAATTGCTGGCTCACAGGTGTGGTTTAACACATGTATTGATGATTACGGTGAAGTCTGGGTTGACGGCGAAATTGACTTGGCTTTCGGAGAGTCAGGACGTGGTGCTGCCTCGGGTTTCAATACGCCGCAACGCGTTGTTGTCACCGAAAGCGCGGAACCGGGTGCGAAACATGTCATCGCATGCTTAGCGATCAACGGACCCCTTGCTAGACCGGGGGGCGGCATCTTTATGCGGTTCGCGAAGTTAGAGTTTGAACAACAATAGAAAAGATTAAAAAGGTGGAAGGTTGTAAAGTGTAGTTAAAGTGAACTGAAGTTAGGTTGTGTATTAAATATAACTTGCAAAATTTAGAACACTTGCCAATTTGCCAACCTTCCCCTTCTTTTGGGAAGAAAATCGGTGCCTAAAAAAGCGGTTGTCTTACTCAGTGGCGGCTTAGACTCAACAACAACGCTTGCTATCGCGTGCAATGAAGGCTACGATACATATTGCCTGAGTTTTCGGTATGGTCAGCGACACGCAGTAGAACTCCAGTGTGCGAAAAATATTGCAAAGGCATTAGGTGCCAGACAGCACATCATCGTTGATATTGATCTGCGGACCTTTGGGGCATCCGCATTGACGGAAACCGATATTGAAGTCCCCAAGGATAGATCTGATTCGGAAATGGAAACGGGCATACCGATAACCTACGTCCCCGCCCGAAACACAATCTTTCTCTCCTATGCCCTCGCTTATGCGGAAGTCCTTGTTGCTGATACTATTTTCATCGGAGCCAACGCTATCGATTACAGCGGTTATCCAGATTGTCGTCCGGAATATATAGAGGCATATCAAACAATGGCAAATCTCGCGACACAAGCCGGTGTTGAGGGAAAAACGAAATTAAGAATTCGCGCCCCACTCATTGACAAAACGAAGGCGGAGATTCTCCGAATTGGGGCATCACTCGGTGTCGATTACAGTCTCACCTTAAGTTGCTACGACCCGGATACCGAAGGGAGCGCATGCGGTAGATGTGATAGCTGCCTGCTCCGAAAAAGGGGCTTTAAAGAAGCAGGTATCCCCGATCTGACCCATTACATCTGATGGCGATTTTTCCTAACAATGCTTCTGAGTTCCTGCCTCCTTTCGGCTTCTGAATCGTTAAGAGACCTTTTATAACCTAAAAGAGGTTCTAATCAATTTTAGATCGGTATCGACATCGTCGATACCGCACACGCATGATCGTTAAAAAAATGATAAAGACAGTTTTCTTTGACTTTTATAAAACGCTGTGCGTTTGGGGGCAGCCGCTTGAGGTAAGCCTCCAAAAAATTGCAGAGCGGTACCAGTTTGAAATTGATTGGGAACGTTATGCAACGGCACGCGAGAATCTCTACGCCGATGCGTCAGGGTCCGATCCTACGGAACATGCCCTCCTTGAAACGATGCAAGAGATCATTGAGAGTTACTACGAATTTGTAAAGGCACTCGGTGTTCAAGAACATGTGGAACAGATGACATGGGAACTCTTGCAATCTGAACACTCACTTTTTGCTGCTAATGCCGCGAGGCTCTATGACGATACCGTTCCGACACTTCAGCATTTGCGAGAGGCAGGCTTTAAGTTAGCGATTGTTTCCAATTGGGATACACCGTTGGATCCGCTTACCGAGAGGATCGGTATTGCGCACTATTTCGATATAATTGTTGCCTCGCACGATGCACGCGTTCGGTCAGCAAAACCGGATCCGCACA encodes:
- the queC gene encoding 7-cyano-7-deazaguanine synthase QueC; this translates as MPKKAVVLLSGGLDSTTTLAIACNEGYDTYCLSFRYGQRHAVELQCAKNIAKALGARQHIIVDIDLRTFGASALTETDIEVPKDRSDSEMETGIPITYVPARNTIFLSYALAYAEVLVADTIFIGANAIDYSGYPDCRPEYIEAYQTMANLATQAGVEGKTKLRIRAPLIDKTKAEILRIGASLGVDYSLTLSCYDPDTEGSACGRCDSCLLRKRGFKEAGIPDLTHYI
- a CDS encoding HAD-IA family hydrolase; the protein is MIVKKMIKTVFFDFYKTLCVWGQPLEVSLQKIAERYQFEIDWERYATARENLYADASGSDPTEHALLETMQEIIESYYEFVKALGVQEHVEQMTWELLQSEHSLFAANAARLYDDTVPTLQHLREAGFKLAIVSNWDTPLDPLTERIGIAHYFDIIVASHDARVRSAKPDPHIFNYTLEAVGASAEEVVHVGDTYEADIIGAKNAGIRPILIDRDGTQTGRWHETIQNLSQLPELLSIT